DNA from Clarias gariepinus isolate MV-2021 ecotype Netherlands chromosome 23, CGAR_prim_01v2, whole genome shotgun sequence:
aatcataaccgccaggagcgcaggctacatcctgtttacatgaaaaaaaCCGGCTACCGAGCAGACATGTTGCTATGACGACAAATGCGAGatgcgcatcgaagaacgaaacaatccaagatcaggacaaatccacaacaatcaaatccaggtaactgagttagcgacatACGAAGAACAGACCCCTGAGCTGACTTAAAAAATCAAGagaaaaattgtttaaaaaatgttgctgACTTCCTACTAACcactatttacatttataattagtTATATTTATAATGTAGAGGTActattacaacaaaaaaaacaaggcaaTGATCTGCGTTGTTTATATGTGCTTCTGGTCCAATTTCCAACTGATCATGAAGCAGCAGCAAGGCATGTAAGGcatgtttttttcaaaaatgttagAATGAACATGAAAGCCGTCTGAAAGGCTCACATCCAGACACTGGTTGCAGGGCAACCTTcttgccagtcccaagcctggataaaaatggaagggttgtgtcaggaagagcATAAAACCTGATTTGCTCTGGCAACCCCTAATGGAAGCTGATAAAAGTGCAGCATTATGGGAAATTATGGGGAAGCACATGAatggaaggggaaaaaatgtggtAGAAATAGATGCACAAGCAGCAGGGGTAACCACAGCATTGAGAGGATTGTGAAACTAAGCCCATTCAAGAAATTTGGGTGTGGGACTGCAGGTGGAGTCAGTGCTCCAAGAGCCACCAAGCATAGACatccaggacatgggctacaactgttgcattctttgtgtcaagccactcttgaaccaAAGACAATGTCAGAGAGTTCTTATCTGGGCTAAGGACAAAATGGACtgaactgttgctcagtgggcctAAGTAAACTTTGCATTTCAATTGGAAATAAAGGTTCCAGAGTCCTGGAGGAAGagtggagaggcacagaatccaagttgcttgaggtcccatgtaaagtttgcacagtcagtggtggtttgtgGATCCATGCCTACCAGGAAGTTGGACGTTTTAGAGCACTTGATCTtcctgctgaccagctttatggagatgatgATTTCATTGTCCAGCACctatataattaaaacaatatataatttatactgTTTACATGCTGTATTGGGAATACTGGTACTTCTTACACTTTAAGCCAAATGGTACCAGTTAGTTAAGACTAATAAGAACTCCATCTTTTAAAAACCATCTAACTCTAGATGATCCAAGCTACACATACAACACAGAAATGGCTCGAGGAAGACAAATTGTTTTTGCAAAGCAGTGTCTCCAGAGGCTTACAATCTGAGTTGAAGAGGGCAGTTCTCATGCAAAGACTTAAAGAGTAAATAAAAGTTACTTAAATTACTTGGGATGGAGAAGTCTCCAAGCTGCCTCTACAAGTAAAAACACTTTTTCTGTAGGGTCTATTCATAGCGGAAGTAGTGAAAAATAGGGTTTTATGTGTAACCTAGTGTTAAAACACAATTCTAGGCTACAATGTGCCCATGTACAATGTGCTAAGATATCACTGACTGCTTGTGTGTGAATTAGTGCTCTGTTTTATAAAGTGTGGCAATAATTCTTGTACTTATTGCTTCATAATTACAAATGCTGTGACACTGCTAACAAATAGGAAGTTTCATATTTATATCTAGGATGCCTTGGAGTTTAAGCAAACCACAAAACTCCCTGTTGCCTTTAAAGGAGTTTGTACTGGTGACTAAATATGGGCAGGGGTTTGAAATGGGTTTCGTGGAATTTCTAGGCAGCACACCACAGTGATGGGAGCGCACATTAACGCTGCGACACTCAGCTCTGTGGCTTTTTCCTGAAAGTTTGATCTGATTTATGGAAATATACAAGGAGGAACTAACGACTACGGCTATACAGAAGCGTACCGAATAACCTCGTCTTTCCTGTGTCTTTTAAAATTCCTGATCATGTCGAGGAGAAAAGTGAGGGGACTCACTCGAACAGGGCGCCAGGTCAGCGAGGATCCTGATCTGGACAACTTGCTGTCAAATCTGTCGCCCGAAGAGATGGAAGAGCTACAGAAAGAAGTGTCGACAGTTCCTGACCCGGACCCTAGTGAGATTGTCATAGTAGATCATcacagtgatttaaaaaaaagcatcccTACTAAAAGAGATTCCACTGTGACAAATCACAGCGAATTAAAGACTGGTCTGCAAAGGAATCTTTCCACCGAGGTATGAAAACACTTTATTCGTTTATCTCATCCTCACTCCACTCcactatctatctgtctatctgtctatctatctatctgtctgtctgtctgtctgtctgtctgcatgtctgtctgtctgtctgtctgcatgtctgcatgtctgtctgtctgcatgtctgtctgcctttctgtctgtatttgaTGGTTTAATgtcaacaatatttaaaaattaaattatttgtgcCATATGATTATTTCCCCCTTTTGAtaggatgtatttatttttttattttaaatacgcAGCATTCATTGCATGTGCTGGCTGTGAAGTTAGGCTTAGGGATGTTTTGGTTCATTGCTACTTCACAAACTGCCTTTTAAGGTTACATCTGCCAGGACTGCAGGCTTGCACAGCAAACAGATGGTAGCTTACACATCGAGCCATAGTCTGCTGCTTACTAGATTAATGGCCTCACTATAAAATGTTTGTGCAATCTAGAGGCATGCATTTGATGCTCAATGCAACTCATATGGCAACTAAAGACTAACTTAATGATCCATACAACAACCTAGAGGCTTGTACCTAGCCCATTGCACCGAGCCCTCACAATGCACAACTGTAATATGCTTGTTATAtctataaatgtttgaaaagaacaaaaaagtcaAGGTCATTTTTAATACTTTCAGTTATTTCTGTTAAGGGTGTGTAAACTGAAAAAAGTGGCTAAACAATTAATTTCAGTTAATACACATAGAACAAATACAATAAGATATTGCAATACAGTTGGGTGCAATAATTACTTAGCAAAGAATAACTATGTACAGTCAGAGTCAGGACATCTACTGTCGAAAGAGAAGCAGAAAATAAGTCATAAGTggtgtataaatataaacaataacaacaacaattctTCTATTTGTATGCTTGTGAGAAAGCATATGTATCTTTATTCAGAAGGACTGAAAATTTTCTCATCAGGTGGCAAAACTGAGACAGAAATGATGGCCATACAAGACAATTTTTACTTACTAAAAACAAAATTGCAACTGCAGAAGTGCATatgtaactcactcactcacccactcactcactcatcatctatactgctttatcctgtatacagggtcacggggggcctggagcctatcccaggagacctagggcatgaggcggggtacaccctggacagggtgcccattgatcacagggcacacacaaatacacacactacaggcaatttggaaatgccaattagcctaacatgcatgattttgtactgtgggaggaaactggagtacctggagaacatgcaaactccatgcacacagacctgaggtgggaatcaaacccagaccctggaggtgctagggcacagtgctaaccactaaagcgCCGTGCTGCCTTTATATGTAactcatttcctttaaataatagaagtaatatttatatagtaaCTAAATTTCCATATCACAGAAAAGATGCTTactttaacaaaaatgttggaAATTAAGGAAAACTTCAAACACTTTAGAGTAATAGTCTATATGGGTGATTATCAGGCCTTTTTGCATGTGCAGAATAGCTATGCAGCAATCCTTATTCTTAATGATTTCCATGCAACCCACAGAAGAATATCATACAGAGTAATGGTTGCACCATTGAAAACTGTCCTGCACAATGTTATAAAGTTGTACAGGATTCCTTTGGGGTTCAATGAAATGTACATCCATATAAGTGACGATATAGaaaaactatataattatataatttacagtattacataatttattaattatacagatatactgtaattataaaatgttattgtgCCAGCTCTCTTGTTTTGGGTCATATGGCTATAGATCTTGGCCCTACTGGATATTAACTAACTGTTCATGCATGAACCCATAAGACTGCCTGGCTATGTTTTCTGAATAGGGTGAGCCCAGAAGGGAAAGTCGGAAACAAGAATATCTCAGAAAAATGGGTCTGAGTCAGGAGTCAAATGCTCCCAGTAATGACAGCAAGGAAGAAGGATGTCCGACTTCCATATCCAGTGCtccagagagacaagagagaaaTATGGAGGACAGGGACACACGAACCGCAGATGATTCTAAAGATGGTAGGGCATGGCGATTCAAGAAGAATGAGGAAAGTGAAAAGAAATCTAATGTCGAGACCAAAGAGCATAATGATGAATCCAAGCTGAAAGATTGCAACAGCAAGACGAAGGAGTTGATATCCAAGCTTCAAGAGAAAAAGCAGGattgtaaagagaaagagaggagagatGAAAGCCGCAAGAGAGAATCAGGAGACAGAAAAACCAGGGAGATGATTTCCAAGTTACAAGGGAAGCaggagaaggaagaaaaaatggAACAAGAAATAAGAGCAGAAATCAGGAAAAAGCAGGACACGAAGACAAAAGGCCTTGTTTCCAAATTAGAGGAAAACCAAAATTCTGTTGTAGATGGCAAAAAAGAGGGCATCAGTAGATCTACTAATAAAGAGAAGACTGAAGAACAAGTAGAGTCTGTAAAGTTAGTCAGCAATGGtaaggaaaaagaaatgattCCAAAGGATGATGGGAAAAATAGCAACGTTAAAAAGgatgagaaagagaagaaagtgGAGGATAGTAATCAAGtgaaagaaatattaaaaatgagtTCTGCTGACACTTGCAAAAAGACGCCAAATGTGCAAACTGAGatccaaaataaaaaacctgaacccaacaaagaagaaaaagttgGACGTTGTGTGGCAGAAAATAACTCAAAAACCATAACTAAGGAAGAACAAGAGGAAGACGAGTCTGCTAGCATGTTTGCTGAAGCTCTAGAGAGACTACGGAGCAACGACCCCAGTATGACTGAGGTCAATGTCAACAATTCAGAAGTCATCAAAGTCAAAACCCTCATTCAGTTTGCTGAAGCACTAAAGAATAACACACACGTCAAGACATTTGCCCTTGCTAACTGCCGTGCAGATGACCATGTTGCTTTTGCCATTGCAGGCGTCTTACGCAGCAACAAAATGATCACCAGCATCAACATGGATTCTAATCTTCTCACCAGCAAGGGCATCATGGCACTGGTCCAAGCCCTCCAGCACAACGCCTCCCTAACTGAGCTTCGCTTCCATAATCAGCGGCATATTTGTGGCGGCAAGACAGAAATGGAGATGACAAAAATTTTGAAAGAAAACACAACTCTTCTCAAACTGGGCTACCACTTTGAGTTGGCTGGCCCACGCATGACCATGACCAACATCCTCAGTCGTAACATGGACCGGCAGAGGCAGAAAAGGTTGCAGGAGCAGAAACAGGCCACAGCACAGGGACAGGATGTCAAGAAGGATTCTCTGAAGGTCCCACAACCTGGCTTCAGCAAAGGTTCTCCAAGAAACTCTCCAAAGCCATCGCCCATTCCATCTCCCATACCATCCCCTAAGTTGACGCCAAAGGCCCTTAAAGGATCCGGGGGAGCACCACcgcctccaccaccaccacctccaaTTATAGATGGTGAATTGCTGAAGAACTCTCTAAGCCCTATATCACAAAGAAAGCTTGAGGACAGGACGGGAGGCAGAGGTGGAAGTCTCAATTCAAGGGATCAACTTTTAGCATCTATAAGAGGTGCCAATATGAAACAGTTAAAAAAGGTAAGAtatcatttttaagcattttacactacgaaacattaaatatttgcatGCATTCAATAGTGGTGATGTTCTTCATTAATAGTTTTGTAGCATATAAAAATGGAAATCGATTTAAGATAAAGCACTAAACCGtgcatgttttttccttttcatataGGTTGCAGTACCCAAACTACTGCAATAATCAGACGGAGAAAGTTAAACAGAAAGTACATCTCACCCAATGAAGATCAGGCCTTTGCTTCTTCTACACGGAGTCTGCTATGGCCTATAAGATTGTCAAGGATGTTCATGATAATATGGTGTAATTCTGTAGGATACAACTTCAGCCCAGGATTCTGTCATGAGCTATGGAAAGGAATGGAAACCTGGTACAGACATGGTGCTGTTAAAGATTTACAGCCTATACTGATATTTGCACTATGTGAAATCCTCATATGGTAAATCGATGGAtgtctgtgcaaaaaaaaaagaaactacgGATGCAGGAAAATTTGattgataaaattaaaatcGGTTGGTGGCTtcaaaatgttataataaaaaacaaacgaaaacgcttacaataaaaaaattgcatagTTGTAGCTAACGTAAAGAGTATGGTATATTTATGGGTTTATTTTGGttcttttttcagattttgttttataaattgtttttgAGCTTTATGGTATTGCACAGCAGTCCACATCAGTTCAATATTGTATTATACTGGTTATGCCTAATTCATGTTTAAGTAATAACACATTTCTCAGGATACCTTTTGTAATACACTATATCCCCCACTACCAAACcccaaaattattttatgtcacttgaaaaaaaaaaaaaacatatttgccattccatttattaataaatgatttcAATCTATTCCGCACTGGAATTATTTCAAGTGCTGATCCTCTTCAAAATTCATTTTGTCCTTTGCTTGATGTTTCTCATGCTTATGATATCAGCTGGGCAGGTGAAattgtattttgttatttttgtttaaatgttggcACATcaatgtttttgtgctattttaAGAAATGTTGAAGCTCTGGAAGATTTCAGTCATGATTATTCTTTAATTAAGCCTATTATACTATGCTTACATTACAGCAAACTTATAAAAGCATGTTTACTTGCATCTTCTTTTAATTGACATATTGCATTAATGTGATGTTATTACCTAGTAGCCAAAAAATGTGTTGGGTTAAAATAgccataaaatattttacttatgtTACATCTCAGTTTAAGGTTAaagcaataacaaaaaaagtatgatggaaaaaaatggctaaattaaaaaaaaaaaaaaaagcacagatttGGAGATCACAGTCATGGTGAAGTGCATAGAGTTAGCCATGGCCAAAGTAAACCAACATTCCTGAATGACTGAAGGAAAAATAGCTGTCCTATTTACAccaataaagtaaataaatgagtgGCAAATGCTTTTCTTCTTCCCTAGCAAAACACGAACACTAGGAAACAATGATATTTAATACAGAATACAGTAGAAAGTTTGGTCATACACCAAAAACTTACAAATTCCACAGTGTAAATGCAAGCAACCAAGCATGAAAGGTCTGTCATTATCATATTGCAATATAAATAAAGGACAAGACACTGAAATTAAGCACatagaaaaaaaggacaagtGGACACAACAGAAAGCAGAGAACCACAAGGAAGCACATTATGGGGAAGTGTGGagcataacataaaaaattacatatacTAATAATGTTCACATACAGGGTAAGGAAAGTATAAACAAGGGCAACGTTTAAAGACCTGGGTGAAATCATAAGGCAACATCAaggtttgtttacattttgagtttaaaaaagacactaaaacTAAACAAGGATGACATCACACTGAACATGCTATTAGAGGGtagataatatttatatttagatatttatttaatatttaaaaacccTCTCCAATCAAAACTAttctgtattaattaattatcttaattAACCTATTCTGTCACTACTGCTTAAAtcttgaaagatttttttttttttttttttttacttttgtatatAGTAATTTATACTGGAAATATGAACAAAACATTATCACACCATGCATGTTAGAAAACGacataaagtttaaataaagtgtCCCTTCTGTTTAAGAtagaacatttaaatatatactgctCTAATATTCAATCCTTCAGATGTGTTGTCAAATGCATATCTTGTTTAAAGGCTATTTATACAGCAGTGAagcatttctttaaatttgtgtttggaGTTGAAGAGCAGCAGGGCAGTTTATACTCAGTTGTTATATTCAGTGGGTGCAGACTGCACCCATGAAATGCCTATATTTGGTCATTCTCAGAGGCTGTATCTCATTCCTTTCTCCTTTCTAATAAGGGGAAAACAGCCAACAGTGTCTGtccacagtgagagagagagagagagagacagattaaaGTTCAATGTCTTTTAAAGGTGactttaattttctttcctGAGGAGTTCCTGCCAATGTGACTGTTAAATAGAtgttacttactgtatgtggatCATTGTTTATCAGTAAGGAATTGCTTGACATAATTTAACTTTAAAGGTTTGTCTGTTTCAACTTTAGCATTTTgagatatttgtttgtttaaagcatGATCATAGAaagtaattcattaattaactaCGTGCTGAACTAAAGTTTAAAACAATGCTGTTGCAAAAAAAACGTCAGTGATTGTGTGTTACAATAAAACAGAGCTTTTCAGAGCTTGACAGAATAACAGTCTTCTATAATTTAAGTGTGTTTCACCTGATTGATGTCATCCTGATTGGTGAAGTCTTTGGCAGGAGTACAACATAATGATTCACTGTAGAAATCCATGTAGTCAGGCATTTTATTGCCTCACATGCAATAGTCTGGCTTTTAAAACTTTTCATACATGCTTAAAATGTCAACACTCCTGTTTTGGAAAGCATTCTTACTTCACAGTGTTTCTACACAACTACTTTAAAGTTTTGCAAagaactgtgtgtttgtgtgagagagttaCAATTAATGACTATTTCAACCTACATATGACATTCTTGCTTGGTATAATTGGTTAATCATACACACAACTGTAAGAATTTATGCTGGTTTTTATaatattgatttgatttttgactttaaaaaatgaGCACTTTTCTTTTACTGAATTCTTCACACCTGGGAAGCCACACCTGGGCATGTGTGAACAATGACTTCTTTACTGTCAGTGGGGTGCTAGCCACCATTGAATGAGCATGAGTACTGTGTCAAAATGAATAAGACTTAGAGCAATGAATTATCTACTCAATTGAGTAGAGCAATGAATCAGCTTGTGAATTCAGCTTGAACATTCCTTTGCAGAAACTATTCAGATGATTCAGAAGGCTTTTGGGGATGATGCAAAGAGTGTATCCAGTCATCAGGTGACTCCAAAAAACCCAGAATTTGCTGTTGCAATCAAACCTCTCGCTATTGCCTTAAGGGAAAAGGTCAATATTAAAGGTTTTTACCTTCGCGGGTGGTTGTGATAGAAAATGTTGATAGATTCCCATATTGGCCTGGAAATTAGAGCTGTGTATTGGCAAGGGCCTCACGATACGATACGTATCACGATACATGGGTCATGATACGATAAATCACGATATATTGCGATACAAtacatattgtgatatattgcAATAGTTTGTATTAGTACGTGTGTCACATTATATTGACAACTTGATAAAGTAGGCAGACGAATTAAAATTCCAATTCATTAGAACGgcacagtgtgattgaagtccaTATCGTTATAAAACACTTAACACTTAAACATTCAACTAAAATGTATATGCCACTAAAgttacatataaattaaataaacaatttataaaactaaaataaatttaagcaaaaaaattttagttcatcaagtaaacataaaactggaaaaaaatgcTCTAATATGAGGTATTCATTGTCACCAAACTGTTAGACCAAAAACTCTCTTGCCTCCAAACTATTAGAAACTTAAGTGTAGTATCGATACTTGAGGTTTGACTATCGATACACTATCGTAAAAGAAATTATCGCGATAGTTAGATGTATCGATATTTTTGCACAGCCCTACTGGAAATCATTCAGGTGGACAACCCTTGAGGCCCTGCCAAAATGTGCAAAGAATGGAGATGGTTCCAGCTGTATTTTGCCTATTTTTGATAAGGTATCGAAAACAAATCTCTAAAAAGTTTATCGTTTTAGACATGTCCACAACATATGCACCAGCCACAGATACTGTAGACTGCTTCCTGATTACATCaggcatttcagacatgaagcaggcagtctgatcatggctctggtgcactgcaagaaatagtgaaacactgggttaAGTGCATTAATGCAACAGAAATAAggatattttttccttttataactgtgttctgttattctgcacaatataaagtctcagtttgactataaaattcatttttttggaATACACAATTTATAACAGCCAATGATGGAAAAAAAggtgttattaaataaaaaatatgagcaTATTTGTAATCAGCTAGTAGCTAGTAGGAAAATAGCTGTATGAACATCCTTGTCACTTAAGGCAACATTTAATGTacagaaaaactaaatatgCAATACCATTAAACCTAAAAACACATCCATCGCAGTGTAGCGAATAAACATAGATAGATTTACCACATGCTTCATTCATGGTTAGGACAAAGGATGGATTTATGTGAATACCTGGCAACTCTagttacatattaaatattctgTTGCTATATTTAaaaggctttttaaaaaaaaattgactagATCATAATATCTGGTTGAGATACATTTAAAAGGGAAATGTATTAgcagaactacagtatattgtggcCATGTGAAGGGTTTGTCCTGGCCAccaccataaaaaaacaaatcccaGATTTCACTACTATAACAAAGCTATTACAAAATCAAATTCCCCCAAAATGTCAGAAGTGTTATAAGTACTAGTTTTACTCctaattttgtcttaaattatCTAACCACCTGTAAGGTCTCCACATTGAAATTGAGCCACATGCTTCTTATGGAACACGGGAAGCTTTTCAAAATGGAACACAAGACATTCAGAAGAAAGCGCTATCTGCCAAACTGAATCCGTTAATTAGCTTGATGTACAATTGCAACCTACAAAAAAGTAGGGTTTGAACAATATTTGACCCAAACTTTGTTATAATGGCAGTAGAAAAACATAaccaaatgaacaaatttcaaCATAGccaaatgtcattaaaaagacCTGTAATGTATTAATAGAGACTGCCTCTATGAAATGAACCATctatacttatatataaaaaaacaaacaaaatttccTAAATTATGATTTAGTGAATTCATTACTTGgttttataatttctttgaACTAGAAACAATAAGggttataaaatcatttaagctTTTATACTGATTGATGCTAGGTGCTTTGCAGTGTTGGTGGATGTTACTTTTAAAAGTAACtaagtacattacaaaattagtcattaaaaagtaatcagttacattacagagtTACGTTCTGATAAAactaactagttagagtacttttccattgcagaaaattaaaactcttttgtgattcctcatgcaggttgttttagtcaaggcttttataattattctaacatcatcacttagcgaagtttggcccataatctgttaactattaATACCCCTTTCTCACCTACACGGTTTCGGGCGGTCGCCATAAGTAtggtttatcatgattcacaGAGTTTTGGCAGGTTAGCacggggcggggcttgtaggatgacttttacGCACACactgactgctgtctggctcacgaattacataaattgtcggaataacggattacattctTGAAAAAGTCACTAAATAACTGTGACTACtgtgagtacttaaatggcggacctaacacattagattactcgttacatccaAGTACTCTACAAAGTAAACACTGGTGCTTTGTGGGTCATCGTTTTTTCTACTGATTTAAGAATATTGTTTTGTATAAAAGTTGATATGCATGTGTTGTAATTCACGTAATCTCAATTTCCACTGTCAATGCTGTTACCGGTAAGTGTTTAAAACTGTACTACTAAAACCTCTGTTTTCTTTTAGCATCATAAATTTTTTGATAAGAGTGCATCAACCCAACGctacacatgcacagacacaacACATTATGCACTCACAGGTAAGGCTTGGTCATTATGAATCCAATTTCCAAGATTGCAACATGATTCAAATGCACAAAATCTCATCCACATAAAGGACATGCCCTTTCTTATTCACAACGTTTAGTATTTCGGTTGAGACATTTCAATTGATTTTCAACTTCTTAATAGAGAAAGTGAAGGGTTATTATTAATCTAACTTACCTGACCAgacaaatgtttaatttgcaactggaaataaatgtgcaaattctaaaataaaattattctaaatgcacaataacataaaaaaagtaaaactcttgcttatactgtagttactttattttatataaaaaaaaacaagatgctacttttaaaaattttgatttCTTAATGGCATACTCAAATATCTGCAATTTTTATAGAATATGCCAAATGATTTTTGACAGCAGTTATTCTTGCTTTTCAGAGTTGGCATAAATATTCAGTGGTTATTTCCTAGTGTGCctccatatttaaaaaaaaaaaaaaataaataaataaaaaaaagacacaaaaggtAACAACCACAGCAACAATGGTTTAATTCGATAAACTATCAGTTTTACTCTGACCTACATTCTACGCTGTGTCAATTTGAGTTCTTAACACaagaaatatctttaaaaaaatggattttaataGATATGTTCAGAGGGTAATG
Protein-coding regions in this window:
- the lmod1b gene encoding leiomodin-1 → MSRRKVRGLTRTGRQVSEDPDLDNLLSNLSPEEMEELQKEVSTVPDPDPSEIVIVDHHSDLKKSIPTKRDSTVTNHSELKTGLQRNLSTEGEPRRESRKQEYLRKMGLSQESNAPSNDSKEEGCPTSISSAPERQERNMEDRDTRTADDSKDGRAWRFKKNEESEKKSNVETKEHNDESKLKDCNSKTKELISKLQEKKQDCKEKERRDESRKRESGDRKTREMISKLQGKQEKEEKMEQEIRAEIRKKQDTKTKGLVSKLEENQNSVVDGKKEGISRSTNKEKTEEQVESVKLVSNGKEKEMIPKDDGKNSNVKKDEKEKKVEDSNQVKEILKMSSADTCKKTPNVQTEIQNKKPEPNKEEKVGRCVAENNSKTITKEEQEEDESASMFAEALERLRSNDPSMTEVNVNNSEVIKVKTLIQFAEALKNNTHVKTFALANCRADDHVAFAIAGVLRSNKMITSINMDSNLLTSKGIMALVQALQHNASLTELRFHNQRHICGGKTEMEMTKILKENTTLLKLGYHFELAGPRMTMTNILSRNMDRQRQKRLQEQKQATAQGQDVKKDSLKVPQPGFSKGSPRNSPKPSPIPSPIPSPKLTPKALKGSGGAPPPPPPPPPIIDGELLKNSLSPISQRKLEDRTGGRGGSLNSRDQLLASIRGANMKQLKKVAVPKLLQ